A genome region from Glutamicibacter arilaitensis Re117 includes the following:
- a CDS encoding HNH endonuclease signature motif containing protein, which translates to MSIHQLVAASQTLREALTGSLPRAAAQMLLELMASCCALLVKLSVSLREIDDPRVAAAHARLVETIYRYTLREQLHSAIHLESTGAHMLEDEELVAVAESRSSFAVGARQHSGRAHYQNTGEFLATWLGLNSHEGQNRVRDAHLLIARRLMDGSTIAPRMNQLATLYTQAPALDPRLVARVARALDKFEPADTCFQGQPLEPTASNEQGQLLEHLAAELLQEPDRATRESKLAALLATQRKARKKTRNPEPGIYPRGTVGDCDKYELYVAGTQREEFRSTLAQADNPRTNAGKAARSGESSDGVDMDYGAEESGSQGEAQPGQNAGDPAVDELFSSKEPPPPWAREDRGTFFGQQSAEEPEAEQPAHGAGEANPSRNLDSSLLGDGEVPVAQRRLNALMAALRRRSTGKAANGITPKIGMLIQLSDLQDLREASKLRATTGHGLNLDSVDTAQLICQGEIYRVVFGPDGQPLDVGRKERFFTDAMKRAIFARDRGCIVPGCTAPPEMIEYHHDNWWERGGCTSVRNGSCLCRRHHHAIHAGLIGLVTVGGLAHIMLPKHLDPLQIPRRNSVPVAA; encoded by the coding sequence ATGAGCATCCACCAGCTAGTTGCCGCGAGCCAGACTCTGCGCGAGGCCCTGACCGGGTCTTTGCCGCGCGCAGCGGCCCAAATGCTACTTGAGCTGATGGCATCTTGCTGCGCACTGCTGGTCAAGCTCTCGGTGTCCCTGCGCGAGATTGATGACCCGCGGGTGGCGGCGGCCCACGCAAGGCTGGTGGAAACCATCTACCGCTACACCCTGAGGGAACAACTGCACAGCGCCATCCACCTGGAATCCACCGGCGCCCACATGCTGGAGGATGAAGAGTTGGTGGCGGTCGCCGAATCGCGCAGCAGCTTCGCCGTTGGCGCCCGCCAGCATTCAGGACGGGCCCACTATCAGAACACCGGGGAGTTTCTGGCCACTTGGCTGGGACTGAATTCCCATGAAGGGCAGAACCGCGTGCGCGATGCGCACCTGCTCATCGCCCGCCGCCTGATGGATGGCAGCACCATCGCGCCGCGCATGAACCAGCTGGCCACGCTCTATACGCAGGCGCCAGCACTGGACCCGCGGCTCGTTGCCCGTGTCGCCCGCGCACTGGATAAATTCGAACCTGCAGACACCTGCTTCCAAGGCCAGCCGCTGGAACCTACCGCCAGCAATGAACAAGGCCAGCTTCTGGAACACCTCGCCGCGGAACTGCTCCAAGAACCAGACCGGGCCACCCGTGAATCCAAACTCGCCGCCCTGCTTGCTACCCAGCGCAAGGCCCGCAAGAAAACCAGAAACCCCGAACCGGGAATCTACCCCCGAGGAACGGTGGGTGACTGCGACAAGTACGAGCTGTATGTCGCCGGCACCCAGCGAGAAGAATTCCGCTCCACACTGGCCCAGGCGGATAACCCGCGCACCAACGCCGGCAAAGCGGCCCGCTCAGGCGAATCATCGGATGGCGTTGACATGGATTACGGGGCGGAGGAAAGCGGCAGTCAGGGTGAAGCGCAACCGGGCCAGAACGCCGGGGATCCTGCAGTCGATGAATTGTTCAGCAGCAAGGAGCCGCCACCGCCGTGGGCCAGAGAAGACCGAGGAACATTCTTTGGGCAGCAGTCAGCCGAAGAGCCTGAAGCTGAACAGCCAGCGCACGGCGCAGGCGAAGCAAACCCTTCGAGGAACCTGGATTCGTCCCTGCTTGGTGATGGGGAAGTACCCGTGGCCCAGCGACGGTTGAATGCACTAATGGCTGCACTTAGGCGACGTTCCACCGGCAAGGCTGCCAATGGCATTACCCCGAAGATCGGCATGCTCATCCAGCTGAGCGACCTGCAGGATCTTCGCGAGGCAAGCAAGCTGCGCGCCACCACCGGGCATGGGCTGAACCTGGATTCCGTGGACACCGCGCAACTGATCTGCCAAGGCGAGATCTACCGGGTGGTCTTCGGCCCCGACGGGCAACCGCTGGATGTCGGACGCAAGGAACGCTTCTTCACGGACGCCATGAAACGCGCGATCTTCGCCCGCGACCGTGGTTGCATCGTCCCCGGATGCACCGCGCCACCGGAAATGATCGAATACCACCACGACAATTGGTGGGAACGAGGCGGATGCACCTCTGTGCGCAATGGCAGTTGTCTGTGCCGACGGCACCATCATGCAATCCATGCCGGCCTGATTGGGCTGGTCACCGTCGGAGGGTTGGCACACATCATGCTGCCCAAGCATCTGGATCCGCTGCAAATACCGCGAAGAAATAGTGTTCCGGTGGCCGCCTGA
- a CDS encoding LysE family translocator — MTVPSAFLAFGVVAALMTLIPGVDTALILRSAITRGRGEAMLAALGICTGVFVWGVAAAAGASAILAASNLAYQVLTYAGAAYLVFLGGQMIYRSLQKKRSPAARIPMPQSSYRTYLTGLVTNVLNPKIGVFYIAAIPQFTPAGTNALLMGMGLSAVHVALTLVWAVALVYGVRIAGRWLGSAKSVSWMDRITGTVLIGFGLKVALSRP; from the coding sequence ATGACCGTTCCTTCTGCTTTCCTGGCTTTCGGTGTCGTTGCCGCTTTGATGACATTGATTCCAGGTGTTGACACCGCGTTGATTCTTCGTTCAGCTATCACCCGTGGACGCGGTGAAGCGATGCTGGCTGCGCTGGGGATTTGCACTGGAGTGTTCGTTTGGGGCGTGGCCGCGGCCGCTGGCGCGTCGGCGATTCTGGCCGCTTCGAATCTGGCCTACCAGGTTTTAACCTATGCCGGTGCAGCCTACCTGGTGTTCCTTGGCGGGCAGATGATCTACCGGAGCCTGCAGAAGAAGCGGTCGCCGGCCGCCCGGATCCCGATGCCGCAAAGCAGTTATCGAACTTACCTGACTGGGCTGGTGACCAACGTGCTGAACCCGAAGATCGGCGTCTTCTATATCGCGGCGATCCCGCAGTTCACCCCGGCGGGCACCAACGCCCTGCTCATGGGCATGGGGCTATCGGCGGTGCATGTTGCACTGACTCTGGTGTGGGCAGTGGCCTTGGTGTACGGGGTTCGGATCGCTGGCCGCTGGCTGGGCTCAGCGAAGTCGGTGTCCTGGATGGACCGGATCACCGGGACGGTGCTGATCGGTTTCGGGCTGAAGGTGGCGCTCTCGCGCCCATAG
- the rpsP gene encoding 30S ribosomal protein S16 has translation MAVKIRLKRFGKMRAPFYRVVVMDSRAKRDGRAIEEIGKYHPTENPSVIEINSDRAQYWLSVGAQPTEQVHALLKITGDWQKFKGIDGQEGTYKVAEPKPAFVAPDKGSVILPEAITKKAEKPAAEEAEAEATEAE, from the coding sequence GTGGCCGTAAAGATTCGTCTGAAGCGCTTCGGTAAGATGCGCGCACCTTTCTACCGCGTTGTTGTTATGGACTCGCGCGCCAAGCGCGATGGCCGTGCCATCGAGGAGATCGGTAAGTACCACCCAACCGAGAACCCTTCGGTTATCGAGATCAACTCGGACCGTGCACAGTACTGGCTGTCCGTTGGCGCTCAGCCAACCGAGCAGGTACACGCACTGCTGAAGATCACCGGTGACTGGCAGAAGTTCAAGGGCATCGATGGCCAGGAAGGCACCTACAAGGTTGCCGAGCCTAAGCCAGCATTCGTTGCTCCGGACAAGGGTTCTGTGATCCTCCCAGAGGCAATCACCAAGAAGGCTGAAAAGCCAGCTGCTGAAGAAGCAGAGGCCGAAGCTACCGAGGCTGAGTAA
- a CDS encoding RNA-binding protein translates to MLVDALDHLVRGVVEEPEDVKVALKSTRRGDLLEVRVNPEDLGRVIGRQGRTARALRTVLAALAKEPVRVDVIDTDRRRG, encoded by the coding sequence GTGCTCGTTGATGCGCTAGACCACTTGGTACGCGGGGTCGTCGAAGAACCGGAAGACGTCAAGGTTGCCTTGAAGTCCACCCGTCGCGGCGACCTGCTCGAAGTACGTGTGAACCCTGAAGATCTCGGTCGTGTGATCGGACGACAGGGACGCACTGCTCGGGCACTGCGCACCGTGTTGGCAGCGTTGGCCAAGGAGCCGGTACGTGTCGATGTGATCGACACTGACCGACGCCGAGGCTAA
- the rimM gene encoding ribosome maturation factor RimM (Essential for efficient processing of 16S rRNA), with the protein MRLQVARIGKPHGIRGEVTAQVMTDTPDERFTSGEELIVVDGPVKTLTVKSARWNKTILLLSFKEINDRNQAETLRGARLEIDVSEEPEDDSDEWYEHELLDLKVMLDGEQVGVITALRTNPAQDLLVFENSEGQEIYLPFVDEFVPEIDPEAGIVVITPPAGLLTLNSEESENDEEGSK; encoded by the coding sequence ATGCGATTGCAGGTTGCCCGCATCGGCAAGCCCCACGGCATCCGTGGTGAAGTCACCGCCCAGGTTATGACCGACACCCCGGACGAGCGCTTCACCTCCGGTGAAGAACTGATCGTCGTGGACGGACCGGTCAAGACGCTGACCGTGAAAAGCGCGCGCTGGAACAAGACCATCCTGCTGCTCTCCTTCAAGGAAATCAACGACCGCAACCAGGCCGAAACCCTGCGCGGCGCCCGTCTGGAAATTGACGTTTCCGAAGAGCCAGAAGATGACTCCGATGAATGGTACGAGCATGAACTGCTCGACCTGAAGGTCATGCTCGACGGCGAACAGGTCGGTGTCATCACCGCACTGCGCACCAACCCAGCCCAGGACCTGCTGGTGTTCGAGAACTCCGAAGGCCAGGAAATCTACCTTCCCTTCGTTGACGAATTCGTGCCGGAAATCGACCCTGAAGCCGGCATCGTGGTCATCACCCCGCCTGCAGGCTTGCTGACCTTGAACAGCGAAGAGTCGGAAAACGACGAAGAGGGAAGCAAGTAA
- the trmD gene encoding tRNA (guanosine(37)-N1)-methyltransferase TrmD, with product MRLDVISIFPEYLQPLSLSLIGRAAEDGILDLNVTNLRDFATDKHRKVDDTPYGGGAGMVMMPEPWGQALDSVRPANAAGAKPTLIVPSPAGTVFNQRMAYELAEEEHLVFACGRYEGIDERVIEYAHENFNVIPVSIGDYVLNGGEVAVMVMVEAIARLIPGVIGNPESLVEESHSDVLLEYPVYTKPASWRGRDVPEVLLGGNHQRVGRFRRDEQIKRTAVRRPDLITQLDAESLNRRDRDALWHSGFALVDGEITPKSKLDWATGAGTEKD from the coding sequence ATGCGTCTTGATGTCATCTCGATTTTCCCGGAGTACCTGCAGCCGCTCTCGCTCTCGCTGATCGGACGCGCCGCAGAAGACGGCATCCTGGATCTGAACGTCACCAACCTGCGCGACTTCGCCACCGACAAGCACCGCAAGGTCGATGACACTCCTTATGGCGGCGGAGCCGGCATGGTGATGATGCCAGAACCTTGGGGCCAGGCACTTGACTCGGTGCGCCCGGCAAATGCTGCCGGCGCCAAGCCGACCTTGATCGTCCCATCGCCGGCAGGAACTGTTTTCAACCAGCGGATGGCTTACGAGCTGGCAGAAGAAGAGCACCTGGTCTTCGCCTGCGGCCGCTATGAGGGCATTGACGAACGCGTTATCGAATACGCGCACGAGAACTTCAACGTCATCCCGGTCTCCATTGGAGATTACGTGCTCAATGGGGGAGAAGTAGCCGTCATGGTGATGGTGGAAGCCATCGCCCGGTTGATCCCTGGAGTCATCGGCAATCCCGAATCCTTGGTCGAAGAGTCGCACTCCGATGTACTGCTGGAATACCCGGTCTACACCAAGCCTGCTTCATGGCGCGGCCGCGACGTTCCCGAGGTGCTGCTGGGCGGCAACCACCAGCGCGTGGGACGCTTCCGCCGCGATGAGCAGATCAAGCGCACCGCCGTGCGCCGTCCGGATCTGATCACCCAGCTGGATGCCGAATCGTTGAACCGCCGCGACCGCGATGCGCTGTGGCACAGCGGATTCGCGCTGGTAGACGGTGAGATCACCCCGAAGTCCAAATTGGACTGGGCCACCGGGGCCGGCACCGAAAAGGACTAA
- the rplS gene encoding 50S ribosomal protein L19 has protein sequence MHILDSVDSASLRSDVPAFGAGDTLKVHVNIIEGKNSRVQVFQGYVLGRQGRGVGETFTVRKVSFGTGVERTFPVHSPIIDKIEVVSKGDVRRAKLYYMRDRHGKAARIREKRDFGAKK, from the coding sequence ATGCATATTCTTGACTCTGTTGACTCAGCTTCGCTGCGCTCTGACGTTCCTGCCTTCGGCGCAGGTGACACCCTCAAGGTGCACGTCAACATCATCGAAGGTAAGAACTCCCGTGTTCAGGTCTTCCAGGGCTACGTCCTTGGTCGCCAGGGCCGCGGCGTAGGCGAGACCTTCACCGTTCGCAAGGTTTCCTTCGGCACCGGTGTTGAGCGTACCTTCCCAGTTCACTCCCCAATCATCGATAAGATTGAGGTTGTGTCCAAGGGCGACGTACGTCGTGCAAAGCTGTACTACATGCGCGATCGTCACGGCAAGGCTGCACGCATCCGCGAGAAGCGCGACTTCGGCGCAAAGAAGTAA